In Pleuronectes platessa chromosome 4, fPlePla1.1, whole genome shotgun sequence, the following proteins share a genomic window:
- the LOC128437853 gene encoding uncharacterized protein LOC128437853, whose protein sequence is MFACEMQILLRLAVLVVFLVVAVAQIPSPHFLFQRHMSWSKAREFCQLHYVDLAVLNTEEQYFAVLNATLASKVSFWLGLRRQSSLSNWTWVNGEELKYTHWYRRNYRSLCASMESMLDKDKKMLARFCDEPHMFVCQGPVAPQTVKAASVGNGQLNLSWNISAFMQMTPHRYNVTTCTSTCDTVVHSYTNGSAFMSVNISSLTSAPETFIQVAAFVVRPDAVTGGERILQSDPTTLHYETADSTKQHNVIPLILKLLQIVSLVPPLWILYRIIKKGFELDHDVSEELRSVESVIIDLIPEKPQELAEKG, encoded by the exons ATGTTTGCCTGCGAGATGCAGATTCTGCTGCGACTGGCTGTCCTGG TGGTGTTCCTTGTCGTAGCGGTGGCTCAGATCCCCTcacctcacttcctgttccagAGACACATGTCCTGGTCCAAAGCGCGGGAGTTTTGTCAGCTGCACTATGTGGACCTGGCCGTGctaaacacagaggagcagtaCTTTGCTGTCCTCAATGCCACCCTTGCAAGCAAAGTCAGCTTCTGGCTCGGTCTGCGGCGTCAGAGCAGCCTCAGCAACTGGACCTGGGTGAACGGGGAAGAGCTGAAGTACACACACTGGTATAGGAGGAATTACAGAAGCCTCTGTGCCAGTATGGAGTCCATGTTGGATAAAGACAAGAAGATGCTGGCTCGCTTCTGTGATGAGCCGCACATGTTTGTCTGTCAGG GTCCAGTTGCTCCACAGACAGTGAAGGCAGCATCAGTGGGCAACGGTCAGTTGAATCTCAGCTGGAACATCTCTGCCTTTATGCAGATGACACCACACCGTTACAACGTGACCACGTGTACCAGCACATGTGACACAGTCGTGCACTCTTACACCAATGGCTCGGCCTTCATGAGCGTCAACATCTCCAGCCTGACTTCAGCCCCTGAGACCTTCATCCAGGTCGCTGCTTTCGTTGTTCGGCCTGACGCTGTGACTGGTGGTGAAAGGATCCTTCAAAGTGATCCCACAACTTTACACTACGAAACGG CAGATTCTACTAAGCAGCACAACGTGATCCCTCtcattttgaagctgctccagatCGTGTCCCTGGTTCCTCCGCTGTGGATTCTTTATCGTATCATCAAAAAAG GTTTTGAGCTGGATCATGACGTCTCAGAGGAGTTGAGATCAGTGGAGAGTGTAATTATTGATCTGATCCCTGAGAAACCACAGGAACTGGCTGAAAAGGGCTAA
- the LOC128437862 gene encoding granzyme A — MSCLGAFTGLFSCMVLLIVHSSDGSEIIRGTEVKPHSLPYMALLLTTNHSCGGILIDKSWVLTAAHCKDIKTVWLGVHSIKANEDNSRQVRKVQKRVPHPCYDNVTRDNDIMLLKLGKSVKETKTVKCLKLGDAIREPAAGTSCMVAGWGQTNNRVKSMSDVLMSVNVTVVDRVKCNSAEYYNCKPVITSGMICAGSDGKNRADTCQGDSGGPLVCSGGLVGVTSFGKGCGLIRKPGVYSYLTVKQLKWIKKTMKKSDI; from the exons ATGTCCTGCCTGGGGGCTTTCACCGGTCTCTTCTCCTGCATGGTCCTCCTGATTGTCCACTCAA GTGATGGCTCTGAGATTATCAGAGGGACAGAAGTGAAGCCCCACTCGCTGCCGTACATGGCCCTGCTTCTGACAACCAATCACTCCTGTGGAGGGATACTGATCGATAAATCATGGGTCCTGACTGCTGCCCACTGTAAAGA CATTAAGACCGTGTGGCTGGGGGTGCACTCCATCAAGGCAAATGAAGACAATTCCAGGCAGGTCAGAAAGGTTCAGAAGCGTGTTCCACATCCCTGCTATGATAACGTTACAAGGGACAATGACATCATGTTGCTCAAG CTTGGCAAATCTGTGAAGGAAACCAAGACGGTGAAGTGTCTAAAGTTGGGTGATGCCATCAGAGAACCGGCAGCTGGGACCAGCTGCATGGTGGCAGGATGGggccaaacaaacaacagagtTAAGAGCATGTCTGACGTCTTGATGTCCGTCAATGTGACTGTGGTCGACAGAGTGAAGTGTAACTCTGCTGAATATTACAACTGCAAACCTGTGATCACCAGTGGCATGATATGTGCCGGTTCAGATGGGAAGAATAGAGCTGACACTTGTCAG GGGGATTCAGGAGGCCCACTGGTGTGCAGCGGAGGGCTGGTTGGAGTCACTTCTTTCGGAAAAGGGTGTGGCCTGATTAGAAAGCCAGGAGTGTACTCGTATCTCACAGTGAAACAACTCAAATGGATCAAAAAGACAATGAAGAAGTCTGACATTTAA
- the LOC128437870 gene encoding granzyme A-like — protein sequence MSCLGAFTGLFSCMVLLIVHSSDASEIINGKEVKPHSLPYMALLQTTEPDCGGILIDKSWVLTAAHCKNIETVWLGVHSIKANEDNSRQVRKVKKRVPHPCYDNVTKVNDIMLLKLGKSVKETKTVKYFKFADAIKEPAAGTSCMVAGWGQTNNRVKSMSDVLMSVNVTVVDRVKCNSAEYYNCTPVITSGMICAGSDGENEADSCGGDSGGPLVCSGGLVGVTSFGTGCGQIDKPGVYSFLTEEKLKWIKKTMKKSDI from the exons ATGTCCTGCCTGGGGGCTTTCACTGGTCTCTTCTCCTGCATGGTCCTCCTCATCGTCCACTCAA GTGATGCCTCTGAGATTATCAATGGGAAAGAAGTGAAGCCCCACTCGCTGCCTTATATGGCCCTGCTTCAGACAACTGAACCAGACTGTGGAGGGATACTGATCGATAAATCATGGGTCCTGACTGCTGCCCACTGTAAAAA CATTGAGACCGTGTGGCTGGGGGTGCACTCCATCAAGGCAAATGAAGACAATTCCAGGCAGGTCAGAAAGGTTAAGAAGCGTGTTCCACATCCCTGCTATGATAACGTTACAAAGGTCAATGACATCATGTTGCTCAAG CTTGGCAAATCTGTGAAGGAAACCAAGACGGTGAAGTATTTTAAGTTCGCTGATGCCATCAAGGAACCAGCAGCTGGGACCAGCTGCATGGTGGCAGGATGGggccaaacaaacaacagagtTAAGAGCATGTCTGACGTCTTGATGTCTGTCAATGTGACTGTGGTCGACAGAGTGAAGTGCAACTCTGCTGAATATTACAACTGTACACCTGTGATCACCAGTGGCATGATATGTGCCGGTTCAGATGGGGAAAATGAAGCTGACTCCTGTGGG GGGGATTCAGGAGGCCCACTGGTGTGCAGCGGAGGGCTGGTTGGAGTCACTTCTTTCGGAACAGGGTGTGGCCAGATTGACAAGCCAGGAGTGTACTCGTTTCTCACagaggaaaaactaaaatggaTCAAGAAGACAATGAAGAAGTCTGACATTTAA
- the LOC128437865 gene encoding granzyme K, with the protein MSCLGAFTGLFSCMVLLIVHSCDGSEIINGKEVKPHSLPYMALLESTEPDCGGILIDKSWVLTAAHCKNIETVWLGVHSIKANENNSRQVRKVQKRVPHPGYNSDTKVNDIMLLKLNKSVKETKTVKCLKLGDAIKEPAAGTSCMVAGWGTTHEDYKEMSDVLMSVNVIVVNRVKCNSPAYYNRDPVITSSMICAGSDRKNEADSCGGDSGGPLMCSGGLVGVTSFGRGCGRIHKPGVYSFLTEEKLKWIKKTMKKSDI; encoded by the exons ATGTCCTGCCTGGGGGCTTTCACCGGTCTCTTCTCCTGCATGGTCCTCCTCATTGTCCACTCAT GTGATGGTTCTGAGATTATCAATGGGAAAGAAGTGAAGCCCCACTCGCTGCCTTATATGGCTCTGCTTGAGTCAACTGAACCAGACTGTGGAGGGATACTGATCGATAAATCATGGGTCCTGACTGCTGCCCACTGTAAAAA CATTGAGACCGTGTGGCTGGGGGTGCACTCCATCAaggcaaatgaaaacaattccAGGCAGGTCAGAAAGGTTCAGAAGCGTGTTCCACATCCTGGCTATAATTCAGATACAAAGGTCAATGACATCATGTTGCTCAAG CTTAACAAATCTGTGAAGGAAACCAAGACGGTGAAGTGTCTAAAGTTGGGTGATGCAATCAAGGAACCAGCAGCTGGGACCAGCTGCATGGTGGCAGGATGGGGCACTACACACGAGGATTATAAGGAAATGTCCGACGTCTTGATGTCTGTCAATGTGATTGTGGTCAACAGAGTGAAGTGCAACTCTCCTGCATATTACAACAGAGATCCTGTGATCACCAGCAGCATGATATGTGCCGGTTCAGACAGGAAAAATGAAGCTGACTCCTGTGGG GGGGATTCAGGAggcccactgatgtgcagcGGAGGGCTGGTTGGAGTCACTTCTTTCGGAAGAGGGTGTGGCCGGATTCACAAGCCAGGAGTGTACTCGTTTCTCACagaggaaaaactaaaatggaTCAAGAAGACAATGAAGAAGTCTGACATTTAA